A window of Natator depressus isolate rNatDep1 chromosome 3, rNatDep2.hap1, whole genome shotgun sequence genomic DNA:
CAGGCTCCTTgcttattagaaaaaaaatcagcttgatTCACCTACAGGGAAACAAGTCAACAGCCGAGGGACACATTTTCCTTATCAAGATGCTCAAATGAATCCTATGGATTTTTTACTTTGGAACAATCACCTCTAGGGAGGAAGTTTTAAAGGATGGAGTTGGGAAAGGCAAAACTTCTAAGAACTGGCCTTAATGCCCTGCATCAGGCCATACACCCTGTGCATGGAATTGCCTGGACAGATGGGAAGCAAGTGGCACTGACTGCTTTACATTTGCATCATGGAGAACTCAAGTTTGGTGACTCAAGTGTAATTGGTCAGTTTGAACATGTTCATGGACTTTACTGGGGCTCCTATTGCGCTGCAGACACACCAGCTCTGCTTGCTGTTCAGCATAAAAAACACGTCACTGTTTGGCAGCTGAGCTATAacattttggaaaagaaaaagcTCCTGGTTTCTCAGACTTGTGAAATTGGAGAGCCATTCCCAATGCTTCCCCAGGGCTGTGCGTGGCATCCCAAGAAGGATATTTTGGCTGTGCTTACTAAACGGGACGCCTCCATTTTACATGCTGTTCGTTCTGATAACTCCAGGGTTAAGGCGGATATCAAAAGTAGTGGTCTCATCCACTGTGCTTGTTGGACTAAAGAAGGCAATCGCTTGGTAGTTGCTATAGGCAGTGCCCTTCATTCCTACATATGGGATGATACTCAGAAAGCTTTAAATGCTTGCTTCTTTTGCCCAGTATTTGATGTGGGCAGTTATATCTGTGCTATAGAAGCTACTTTAGATTTCCAAATTGCTGTAGCCACAGAGCTTCCATTAGATAAGATCTGCGGCTTAAATGCAGGCATTACTTTTGATGTGCCATCTGGTACGGAAACAGGTTCTTTAACTTCACAGTCTACTCTGGCACTTGGGGATGAGGAATACTCCATGGACCTAAGAAGAAAGTCGACAGATTCAGAAAAATCAGTGGCTGTTGATTCAGTCGCTTCTTCTTCATCAGGTCCTGTGGATTTGACCCATATCCTTGCAAACCGTCGGAGATCTGATCCCAGTCCTCTCATTCCTCTGAGACACAAGGACTATGTCCCAGGAAACAATCAAGACTCTTCGTACCTGATCTTGGTAACTTTTGAAAGAAAGGTAACGACCACCCGAAAAGTCAGCATCCCAGGCATTCTGGTCCCTGATATAATAGCTTTTGACCCTAGAGCTCAGATTGTGGCAGTAGCCTCCAATACTTGTAACATTGTTTTGGTTTATTCGGTAACCTCTTCCTGCATGCCCAATATTCAACAAATCCAACTGGAGAAAAGTGAAAGACCAAAGGGTTTGTGCTTCTTGACAGATAAACTCTTGTTGATTTTGATTGGAAAGCAGAAATTCACTGACCCTGCTCTCATTCCATCTTCAAGTTCAGAAAGATACATTATTCGTTTAATGATCAAAGAATTAATATTTGAAGAAGATTTTTCAGCACCGTCTCATGCCACCCAGAATCTGCTTTCTAATTTTGAATCCTCCATGAATACTCTTGGAAAACGGAAgttctttgaaaatcttgccatGGAAGATCAACCCTTGAGCAGGGAGCTGTTAATACCAGGTAGCACTATCATTCAATCCCCTAGTGGCAGGAGAAAACTCATAGAAGAAGTGAAGAGTCCCAGTTATGAACGAAGCTCATCATCAAGTGTGAGTGACCTTGATGAAAAAAGAGTCTCAGGTGACCCATCCATTGCTTTGGAAATGTTGGATGCTGAGCCAATTAATCGGTCAGTGGCTCCCTTTGGACTTGGGACACCAGCCAGGTTTTCCAACAGACCAGCTTCTCCTAAAGTGCAGCTGGATGTGATTCAAGAAACTTCTATTTCTCCTAAAAATAACAACTTGCCAAGTGAAAAGGGAGCAAGTCACATATCCAGGAATCTAGAGAGACTGTGTGGCAGCTTCACTGAGTTACAGCTGCACCTTTCTGAACTAACAGACTCCACTAAAAATGGAAAGAGGTTATCTTTAGCATACCCATCTTTTCAGGAGCCACCTTTTGTCCACATCACTTATCAggtaattttttattaatttaacattCTTATCaggtagctttttaaaaattctctttttaaacattttatttttaaagcaaggggatgtattttaattttcacagtCCAATTAGCAGATTTCATCAGAGCTTGACACTCAACTTGATTCAGAGTTGTGAAATAACTTGTCATCGAAACAATCAATTACATTTCTGCAACCAGTTGGCTGAATTTTATAGGAGATTCTGCATAAGAAATCAGGATCTTTTCTTCCTTCATTGCTCAGATGTAACTACTATTGAGGCTAATTGGAGTTGCATGCATATATCAAAAAGGAGCACAGAACATTAACAATTATCACTGTACAAAAGGGTTTTGTATTATTTAAGTGTAGATGGCTCCACAAACACTCCCACTGGATGAGACAGCTACTCCCACCAACAAGCCTATGAAGTTCAGATCTGGGTTCAGATTCAAAGTTTGCAGCTAGCCAGTATCTCTGATGGGCTGAAACAAAACTTTGGATCTAGACTTTTGCAAAATTCAGGTGGGAAAGAGCTGAACTTTGCAACTTGGCCCATCTATAGTTTAGTTTTTCACTGACAATCTTTACACATCTGGACAgtttcattttttcaaaaatattaccTTTTTAACttgatttcttaaaaaaaatgtgtatgtACCTAACTGCcaattattttattaactaaTAAGTAATATGCCAATATCATCAAGTCCTTATCTAGACCTTATtcagacaaaacttccattgatttcagtgtgagttttaactgagtaaggacttcaatATTTggtccattatttttattattgttatttttgagACACGCTTCAGTTTAGTATAATAAGAAACTagatacatttatttatatatcttgcagcttttgaaaatactttAGGATCCTTTGGTATGAAAGACATTATGGAAATATAagatattaattttttattatgtagtaatattaaaattatatatCTCTGGGTCAAATTTGATTCTCAGATGTGCGCGAGTGGTTTCCTGTTACATTAATGAGAGCTATCTGCACATCCAAGGAGAGAATTTTCCTCTACACATCCTGTAAGGAAATGATTACTTGATTCAAACATCATTCATCACATTTTAGAAATTATTTACTTGCCATTTTGGAGTATTACAGTGTGTTTGCACTCTGGGTGAAAGCAAAGTGTTTCATCTCGTTTAGTCAATAATTTAACTTGAATATATTGCATAAACTCCAATACACAAAGAAAAAATACTAGTTTAAATATTTTAGTATTATATTCACCAAAAAAGTAAGCACCTGTGCCTTACAGTGAATTGAAGCTCTTTTGCCTACTGAACATTTACTACCTCATTGTCTTCCAAGAAGCCCCTTCTTTTGGGTTAGAATTAGTGGTGTCAATTCTTTTCCGAATAGAAGTTTAGGCTACGGGATCTAGCACCAGCTTAAGATCTGAATTACAAAGTAAGTGCTTGATTGCACAAATAGTAAGAaatatatttgcttttcttttaaatcaaagtGAATTTGGTGCTGGTAAAATGATGCCAGACTGACCCTATTGGAGAACGAATTTCTTTGTTTACGAAAAGAACAGGTTGGTTTCATAGCTCATCCAAAGACAGCACCACATTAAACTAATTCAGAAAAAGAGCCACTTAAtgaatgtttgcagtgttgtagccatgttactcccatgatatgagagagacaaaggttggtgaggtaatatcttttatcagaagttgggccaataaaagatattatctcacccaccttgtttcgcCCACTTAATGACTAGGTTTCTTCCACATTTAGGTGTTCTTTGAAGGTCTACCATCTAAGTACTGACCTTGTCTAACCCTTTTCATCTTCTGAGATCTAGCAAGATCACAGTATGAGGCCAAAGATAATGAAAAAGAGATTGATGGCAAAGAGACGTCCAGACAGACAGAGATACATTTTACCTCAGAGACAGCCAATAATTTTctcagaaaataaatgttttgattAGTTTGGATTCAGACATCTGAGTCTTGTTCCTGCTTCATGAGCTAATTAGCATTCTCTGAGCTCAGAGACCAGCTCAGCCATGGAGTTACAGCCAGGCTCTGTATGCACAGAGCAAAAGGCTCAGGAAATGGCCCTACTGCCTTACGTATAAATACCTTTCTGTGGTAAACATTCTAAATATAGGTAACACTGCTGTACTGGAATACTGTAGTACAGCATTTATTTGTAAGCTTGTCGTTGCAAGGTCTGTGTCTTTgtatgggtttgtacagcactcaCCACaatgtgggcccaatcctgactGAGGCAGGCATCTGGGCAGTACTGTattataaaatacataaaataataacTACCACACAATATAACCATATGGCTACTTAAAAACATAAAAGTAAGGTTTAAACCATTATAAGTAAAAAACAGCAGTAATTAATGACCAATTATCAACTTTATTATGTGACAGTGTTTATATACACCAAACTATTTAGAAAACTATGGTCTAAGATAACTCTGAACCTAAATTATTTAACAATTTCAATTTCTCTCCATAGTAAGTTCCAAAAATGGTATTTGTTTTACTAATGCTATACTAACTGTAAGGAGTCTATGTTCTTTACAGATTTGCCATGACAATACTAACTGTaacttctgacaggtttcagagtagcagctgtgttagtttgtatccgcaaaaagaaaaggagtacttgtggcaccttagagactaacaaatttatttgagcataagctttcgtgagctacagctcacttcatcggatgcattcagtggaaaatacagtggggagatttacagacacagagaacataaaacagtgggtgttaccatacacactggaaCGAGAGTGATCAAGAACGTcatcttgtcaactgctggaaatggcccaccttgattatcactacaaaaggttcccccccccccccccccgcgctggtaatagctcaccttacctgatcactctcgttacagtgtgtatggtaacacccattgtttcatgttctctgtgtacataaaatctccccactatattttccactacatgcatccgatgaagtgagctgtagctcacgaaagcttatgctcaaataaatttgttagtctctaaggtgcacaagtcctccttttttttttgtaacttctGACACACTTATGTCTATTCAGTAGTCCCCGGGCTTATATTCTATGTGAACTGTGGACACTAGCGAGTCCATGAtcaccagggatcctagaaatctgcTTGCCTTGGAAAAAtgtggaatttgcatttttacagagaatctttagtttttacattttgtgaaaaaataaaaacatatacagtGGAACCCCAattatctgatctaattgggaccaGGGCCAGAACTGATAATCAAAAATTTGGATAATTAGGAGAATGGACAGGGCTCGGActgtcagccccatgcagtgggacttCAGCTGtcaaaattgtaaatatatcaataacatgtgttcaactgatacctacatatattgtggctagggaagCTAAAGTTCAGCGTTTCATTTTAATTGcagacaaatgcagatttttatggtttttttattggagaattttgtttttttttatcactGAAAAGTAGGATCCCCAATGACCACTCACATTTTGGAGCTGTCACAATTGTAGCTTATGTAATAGCATTCAGCCATAGAGGTGATGCGATCATTCACCTTGAACAGCATATATTTAGGCTTGGAActattagatttttatcagtaaatgctggtaaacatcaatttcactgtacacatacagacaaaaaatatttccattgataataatcaaaatgtacagacagACAAAGTCAGAAAAATGTGGCTTGTGAACTTATTAGAGTttcatttaaggatatttactttgtatattttgacatgatattgacaatttgtgttttaacagctataaagctttaacttttcaaatctcaacatctactgtcattaaataattgttgtcTGACCATCGGTTGTCTTGTCTGACTcctccccataatttcctgtgaaaatgcaaattaataacaatattttaaaacctttaaaataagcatcaatattatctgtcaaaagtacaaaaaaaaccctaattctGCCAGGCCTTCATATATTATTGCAGCTGCATCATGTAGAGATGAATGGTTTTGTGAGTATTGTGGGAGGGCAGGCAGAGAGACTCAGTCACaggcttttattaaaaaattaaaaaaattaaataaaagtaaaattagTAAAATAATGTGGTATAGGTTTGTTTCTGAGAGTGCTTTTTGC
This region includes:
- the LOC141984447 gene encoding WD repeat and coiled-coil-containing protein-like; its protein translation is MELGKAKLLRTGLNALHQAIHPVHGIAWTDGKQVALTALHLHHGELKFGDSSVIGQFEHVHGLYWGSYCAADTPALLAVQHKKHVTVWQLSYNILEKKKLLVSQTCEIGEPFPMLPQGCAWHPKKDILAVLTKRDASILHAVRSDNSRVKADIKSSGLIHCACWTKEGNRLVVAIGSALHSYIWDDTQKALNACFFCPVFDVGSYICAIEATLDFQIAVATELPLDKICGLNAGITFDVPSGTETGSLTSQSTLALGDEEYSMDLRRKSTDSEKSVAVDSVASSSSGPVDLTHILANRRRSDPSPLIPLRHKDYVPGNNQDSSYLILVTFERKVTTTRKVSIPGILVPDIIAFDPRAQIVAVASNTCNIVLVYSVTSSCMPNIQQIQLEKSERPKGLCFLTDKLLLILIGKQKFTDPALIPSSSSERYIIRLMIKELIFEEDFSAPSHATQNLLSNFESSMNTLGKRKFFENLAMEDQPLSRELLIPGSTIIQSPSGRRKLIEEVKSPSYERSSSSSVSDLDEKRVSGDPSIALEMLDAEPINRSVAPFGLGTPARFSNRPASPKVQLDVIQETSISPKNNNLPSEKGASHISRNLERLCGSFTELQLHLSELTDSTKNGKRLSLAYPSFQEPPFVHITYQKYFSNGAVAEETRTVLLCDGKIHLNLVQQLFDLPIIEMKHGSSWIVLTADSEGFVPLMFKAKQEIIIRDGSDSSEAYGSHSCKNSISMQPPSSVT